The following coding sequences are from one Parabacteroides pacaensis window:
- the dapF gene encoding diaminopimelate epimerase, with product MYSKRQQHVRFTKMQGAGNDYVYIDCFREQVKDAGALAKKVSNRHFGIGSDGLVLIMPSEECDFRMRMFNTDGSEAEMCGNASRCIGKYVYERGLTTKKDLTLETKAGVKHLQLFTAAGGKVDKVCVDMGEPVLDPAAIPVNKAGKSVVDEPFSVASRHFRITCVSMGNPHTVVFVEEKPDEEWMNLGYLIENHTLFPCRTNVEFVHVLSSEEMEMRVWERGAGETLACGTGACAVLVAAVLNNLTKRKALIRLPGGDLEVEWRGQDNRVYMTGNAEIVFDGEFYI from the coding sequence ATTACGTATATATCGATTGTTTCCGGGAGCAGGTAAAAGATGCCGGAGCGTTAGCGAAAAAGGTAAGCAACCGGCACTTCGGCATCGGTTCGGACGGGTTGGTATTGATTATGCCTTCCGAAGAGTGCGACTTCCGGATGAGGATGTTCAACACCGACGGCTCGGAAGCCGAGATGTGCGGAAATGCCTCCCGCTGTATCGGAAAATATGTGTACGAACGGGGGCTGACTACAAAAAAGGATCTGACCCTGGAAACAAAAGCCGGCGTAAAACACTTGCAACTCTTCACGGCTGCCGGTGGAAAAGTAGACAAGGTATGTGTGGATATGGGGGAACCGGTGTTAGACCCTGCCGCTATTCCGGTAAACAAAGCAGGCAAATCGGTGGTCGACGAACCGTTTTCTGTTGCTTCCAGGCACTTCCGTATTACATGCGTTTCGATGGGAAACCCGCATACGGTGGTATTCGTAGAGGAAAAGCCGGATGAGGAATGGATGAATTTAGGTTATCTGATAGAGAATCATACCCTGTTTCCTTGCCGCACTAACGTGGAATTTGTACACGTGCTTTCTTCCGAAGAAATGGAGATGCGGGTATGGGAGCGGGGAGCGGGTGAGACGCTGGCGTGCGGAACCGGGGCATGTGCCGTTTTGGTAGCTGCCGTGCTGAATAACCTGACAAAAAGAAAGGCGTTGATCCGTTTGCCTGGCGGTGATCTGGAAGTAGAATGGCGCGGGCAGGATAACCGGGTATATATGACGGGAAATGCGGAAATTGTTTTCGATGGGGAGTTTTACATCTAA
- a CDS encoding glutamine synthetase III family protein encodes MSTLRFKMVEEASKRKPVCTEAPAKLTSAYFGSHVFNREKMRMYLSEETMKVVTDSVDKGLPITRDIANHVASGMKRWAMDMGATHYTHWFHPLTDGTAEKHDSFVDYDGNGGVIEKFEGKLLAQQEPDASSFPSGGIRNTFEARGYTAWDPSSPAFIIGDTLCIPTVFISYTGEALDYKAPLLKALSAVDKAATAVCRYFDPSVKRVFSYLGWEQEYFLIDEGLYAARPDLVMTGRTLMGHDSAKNQQLEDHYFGSIPSRVMAYMRDIEFEAYKLGIPLKTRHNEVAPNQFEFAPIYAETNLAVDQNLLIMSVMKKVARRHNFRVLLHEKPFKGVNGSGKHNNWSLGTDTGVGLYSPGKTPAENLQFITFLVNTLMAVHKHNALLKASVMTAQNAHRLGANEAPPAIISCFLGSQVSAVLDKLEKASAEEAIVMDTKKGLSLGIAHIPEVLLDNTDRNRTSPFAFTGNRFEFRAVGSSANCASAMIALNAAVARQLKEFKKTVDTRIAAGEAVSSAIFHVLQDYIKQSKAIRFDGNGYSDEWKAEAARRGLDCETSAPLSFDAYLKPESVAMFADTKVFSEKELEARNEVKWEIYTKKIQIEARVLGDLAMNHIIPVASRYQSILLDNVYKIGKLYDKEKAEKLSAQDCAIIETIAGHISFIKVNTDAMVEARKKANHIEDERAKAVAYHDTVAPYLESIRYHIDKLELIVDDQMWTLPKYRELLFTR; translated from the coding sequence ATGTCAACATTAAGATTTAAAATGGTAGAAGAAGCATCCAAACGGAAACCCGTCTGCACGGAAGCCCCAGCCAAGTTAACATCCGCGTATTTCGGCAGTCATGTGTTCAACCGGGAAAAAATGCGCATGTATCTTTCGGAAGAAACCATGAAAGTGGTCACCGATTCGGTAGACAAAGGTCTGCCCATTACCCGCGACATCGCTAACCATGTAGCCTCCGGCATGAAACGCTGGGCCATGGATATGGGAGCAACCCATTATACCCACTGGTTTCATCCGCTGACCGACGGAACGGCCGAGAAACACGATTCGTTTGTCGATTACGACGGCAACGGCGGGGTAATTGAAAAGTTTGAAGGCAAATTACTCGCCCAGCAGGAACCGGACGCCTCCAGTTTCCCCAGCGGTGGAATCCGCAATACCTTCGAAGCACGCGGCTATACGGCTTGGGACCCGTCGTCTCCCGCCTTTATCATAGGCGACACCCTGTGTATTCCCACCGTCTTCATCTCTTATACCGGCGAAGCCCTGGACTACAAGGCCCCTTTGCTGAAAGCCCTTTCGGCCGTAGACAAAGCTGCCACTGCCGTTTGCCGATATTTCGACCCCTCCGTAAAGAGAGTATTCTCTTACCTGGGCTGGGAACAAGAATACTTCCTGATTGACGAAGGCCTGTATGCAGCCCGCCCGGATTTGGTCATGACAGGTCGCACCCTGATGGGACACGATTCCGCCAAGAACCAACAGTTGGAAGACCACTATTTCGGCTCCATCCCCAGCCGGGTAATGGCTTACATGCGCGACATCGAGTTCGAGGCCTACAAGCTAGGCATTCCGTTGAAAACCCGTCATAACGAAGTAGCCCCCAACCAGTTCGAATTTGCCCCCATTTATGCAGAAACAAACCTGGCGGTAGACCAGAACCTGCTCATCATGTCCGTCATGAAAAAAGTAGCACGCCGTCACAACTTCCGGGTACTGCTGCACGAAAAACCCTTCAAGGGAGTGAACGGCTCCGGGAAACATAACAACTGGTCGCTCGGAACCGACACAGGCGTAGGGCTGTACTCTCCGGGAAAGACACCGGCGGAAAACCTGCAATTTATTACCTTCCTGGTAAACACCCTCATGGCCGTGCACAAACACAACGCCCTGCTCAAAGCAAGCGTAATGACGGCGCAGAATGCCCACCGCCTCGGAGCCAACGAAGCACCCCCTGCCATTATCTCCTGCTTCCTGGGAAGCCAGGTAAGTGCCGTGCTCGACAAACTGGAAAAAGCATCCGCCGAGGAAGCCATCGTAATGGATACCAAGAAAGGCCTGAGCCTGGGCATTGCCCATATCCCCGAAGTATTGCTGGATAATACCGACCGCAACCGCACCTCGCCCTTCGCTTTTACCGGAAACCGTTTCGAATTTCGCGCCGTAGGTTCTTCCGCCAACTGTGCTTCGGCGATGATAGCCCTGAACGCGGCGGTTGCCCGGCAACTGAAAGAATTTAAAAAGACGGTAGATACCCGCATCGCTGCCGGCGAAGCCGTCTCTTCCGCCATCTTCCACGTCTTGCAAGATTACATCAAACAATCCAAAGCCATCCGTTTCGACGGCAACGGGTACAGCGACGAATGGAAAGCGGAAGCTGCGCGGCGGGGACTGGACTGCGAAACAAGCGCCCCGCTTTCTTTCGATGCTTACCTCAAACCGGAAAGCGTAGCCATGTTTGCCGATACCAAAGTATTCTCGGAAAAAGAACTGGAAGCCCGGAATGAAGTAAAATGGGAAATCTACACCAAGAAAATCCAGATCGAAGCACGGGTATTGGGCGACCTGGCGATGAACCATATTATTCCCGTGGCAAGCCGCTACCAGTCTATCTTGCTGGATAACGTATATAAAATCGGAAAACTGTACGATAAGGAAAAGGCCGAAAAACTGTCCGCCCAGGATTGTGCCATCATAGAAACGATAGCCGGCCATATTTCCTTTATCAAGGTAAATACGGATGCTATGGTAGAAGCACGCAAAAAAGCAAACCATATAGAAGACGAACGGGCGAAAGCCGTTGCGTATCATGACACGGTAGCTCCGTACCTGGAATCCATCCGGTACCATATTGACAAACTGGAATTGATTGTGGACGACCAGATGTGGACGTTGCCTAAATACCGCGAACTTTTATTTACACGTTGA
- the gltB gene encoding glutamate synthase large subunit: MKQQGLYHPDYEHDACGVGLLVNIRGTKSHAIVEKGLQVLEHMVHRGAEGADPKTGDGAGIMVQIPHEFILLQGIPVPEKGRYGTGLVFLPKEENEQKTVLETIKQVVTDEHLTLLAIRDVPVNSEILGTGSRATEPAIKQLFVTGNDAGIPLERRLYVLRKKIENKIATVPLTRPGTFYMVSLSSKNIVYKGMFSTMQLRYYFPDLINPYFTSGMALVHSRFSTNTFPTWSLAQPFRLLGHNGEINTIRGNRLWSEARESVLDPVALGKMSDLVPIVQPGMSDSASLDNVLEFFVMSGMSLPHALSMLIPESFNDKNPITPELKAFYEYHSILMEPWDGPATLLFSDGQYAGGMLDRNGLRPARYLITKNDMMVVASETGVLAFDGSEIKEHGRLQPGKMLLVDMEKGEIYSDALLKEELAKARPYAEWLSQNRIKLEQVSSGRKVKYEVDQYARLLRVFGYHQEDIERILIPMITDCKEPIASMGNDTPLAVFSRQPQRLFNYFRQQFAQVTNPPIDPLREELVMSLSSYIGVINHNLLEASPELCKMVELKSPVLTNRDVDLLCNLRYKGFRTKKLSILFHIQEGPEGMEKALDKLCREAENAVDEDYNYIILTDRDVDSAYAPLPSLLAVSAVHHSLIAKRKRVQTALIIETAEAREIMHFALLLGYGASAVNPYMAFAVVHDLVSKKEIQLDYHTAEKNYIKAVDKGLLKVISKMGISTIASYRGAELFEAIGLSSHLLDRYFQGTVSKMEGIGLEELYADALADHKEGFTLEVDESDRLRNTGLYSYRKSGEYHAWNPQTIATLQQATRLESYRKFKEYTALVDDKPDPVFLRDCLSYKKNPIDISEVEPVEAITRRFVTGAMSYGSISKEAHEALAIAMNQLGGQSNTGEGGEDAFRFTPREDGTSARSAIKQVASGRFGVTAEYLVNADEIQIKIAQGAKPGEGGQLPGFKVDRVIARTRHSIPGISLISPPPHHDIYSIEDLAQLIFDLKNVNPQACVSVKLVSESGVGTIAAGVAKAKADLIVISGAEGGTGASPASSIRHAGLPSEIGLAETQQTLVINNLRGQVKLQVDGQLKTGRDVIIQALLGAEEFGFATSALIVLGCVMMRKCHENTCPVGVATQNEELRKRFKGRSQYLVTFFTYLAREVREHLAEMGYRKLDDIIGRSDLLEYTPRVNTPKAKKIDFSRLLYRPAEAGTNAVRKITDQDHKIDTVVDRMLVKAAQPALVRSMPVELHSAIYNTDRAVGAMLSGEIARRYGNDGLPEDTVRCTFTGSAGQSFGAFLAHGVTFRLEGDANDYLGKGLSGGKIILAPPQGATFAPEENVIAGNTLLYGATAGEVYINGQVGERFCVRNSGAIAVVEGVGDHCCEYMTGGRTVVLGTVGRNFAAGMSGGIAYVWNKSGNFDFFCNMEMVELSLIEDVTDYRELQQLVGAHYSHTNSPLAKEMLGDWSHYVTQFIKVMPIEYKKVLHDEKAAALQRKIAEVQRDY; the protein is encoded by the coding sequence ATGAAACAACAAGGCTTATACCATCCCGATTACGAACACGATGCCTGCGGTGTCGGGCTGCTGGTAAACATCCGCGGAACCAAATCGCACGCCATCGTGGAAAAAGGCCTGCAAGTATTGGAACACATGGTACATCGCGGAGCGGAAGGCGCAGACCCCAAAACCGGCGACGGAGCCGGCATTATGGTACAAATCCCCCACGAATTTATACTGCTGCAAGGAATCCCTGTCCCCGAAAAAGGACGCTACGGCACAGGCCTCGTTTTCCTACCCAAAGAAGAAAACGAGCAAAAAACAGTACTGGAAACCATCAAACAAGTGGTAACCGACGAACACCTTACCCTCCTTGCCATACGCGACGTCCCCGTGAACAGCGAAATACTGGGCACCGGCTCGCGGGCAACCGAACCGGCCATCAAGCAACTATTCGTCACCGGCAACGACGCAGGCATCCCCTTGGAACGCCGCCTCTACGTACTACGGAAGAAAATAGAAAACAAAATAGCCACCGTGCCTCTTACCCGTCCGGGAACATTCTACATGGTAAGCCTCTCATCGAAAAACATCGTCTACAAAGGCATGTTCTCCACCATGCAACTAAGATATTACTTTCCCGATTTAATTAACCCTTATTTTACCAGCGGGATGGCGTTGGTACACTCCCGGTTCAGTACCAACACCTTTCCCACCTGGAGCCTGGCCCAACCCTTCCGCCTGCTGGGGCACAACGGCGAAATCAACACCATCCGCGGCAACCGCCTCTGGAGCGAAGCCCGCGAAAGCGTGCTCGACCCCGTAGCCCTGGGTAAAATGAGCGACCTGGTTCCCATCGTACAACCCGGCATGAGCGACAGTGCTTCGCTGGACAACGTATTGGAATTTTTCGTCATGAGCGGCATGAGTCTGCCCCATGCCCTTAGCATGCTGATTCCGGAAAGCTTCAACGACAAAAATCCCATCACCCCCGAACTGAAAGCATTCTACGAATACCACTCCATCCTGATGGAACCGTGGGACGGTCCCGCCACCCTTTTGTTCAGCGACGGGCAATACGCCGGCGGAATGCTGGACCGGAACGGCCTACGCCCCGCCCGTTACCTCATTACCAAAAACGACATGATGGTAGTCGCCTCCGAAACCGGCGTGCTGGCTTTCGACGGCTCCGAAATAAAAGAACACGGCCGCTTGCAACCCGGTAAAATGCTACTTGTAGATATGGAGAAAGGCGAAATCTACAGCGATGCCCTCCTGAAAGAAGAACTGGCCAAGGCCCGCCCCTACGCGGAATGGCTCTCCCAAAACCGGATTAAACTGGAACAAGTAAGCTCCGGACGCAAGGTAAAATACGAAGTGGACCAGTATGCCCGCTTGCTCCGCGTGTTCGGCTATCACCAGGAAGACATCGAACGTATCCTGATCCCCATGATTACGGATTGCAAGGAACCCATCGCTTCGATGGGAAATGATACCCCGCTGGCCGTCTTTTCCCGTCAACCGCAACGGCTGTTTAACTACTTCCGGCAACAATTTGCCCAAGTGACCAACCCGCCTATCGACCCGTTGCGCGAAGAACTCGTCATGTCCCTCAGCAGCTATATCGGCGTAATAAACCACAACCTGCTGGAAGCCTCCCCCGAACTATGCAAGATGGTGGAACTGAAAAGCCCCGTCCTGACCAACCGCGACGTCGATTTACTATGCAACCTCCGCTACAAAGGCTTCCGGACCAAGAAACTCTCCATCCTCTTTCACATACAAGAAGGCCCGGAAGGAATGGAAAAAGCTCTGGATAAACTTTGCCGCGAAGCGGAAAATGCCGTAGACGAAGATTACAACTATATCATCCTTACCGACCGCGACGTGGATTCCGCATACGCCCCCCTGCCTTCCCTGCTGGCCGTCTCTGCCGTCCACCATTCCCTTATTGCCAAACGCAAACGGGTGCAAACGGCCTTGATTATCGAAACCGCCGAAGCACGCGAAATAATGCACTTCGCACTCTTGCTGGGCTACGGAGCCAGCGCGGTGAACCCCTACATGGCATTTGCCGTTGTACACGACCTGGTAAGCAAAAAAGAGATACAACTGGACTACCATACCGCCGAGAAAAATTACATCAAAGCAGTAGACAAAGGTCTGCTGAAAGTCATCTCTAAAATGGGAATCTCCACCATAGCCAGCTACCGGGGGGCCGAACTGTTCGAAGCAATCGGCCTGTCGTCCCATCTGCTGGACCGCTATTTCCAGGGAACCGTCTCTAAAATGGAAGGCATCGGGCTGGAAGAACTTTACGCCGATGCGCTTGCCGACCATAAAGAAGGTTTCACGCTCGAAGTAGACGAATCCGACCGCCTGCGCAACACGGGCCTCTACTCTTACCGCAAAAGCGGCGAATACCATGCCTGGAACCCGCAAACCATTGCCACCCTGCAACAAGCCACCCGCCTGGAAAGCTACAGGAAATTCAAGGAATACACCGCTTTGGTAGATGATAAACCCGACCCGGTGTTCTTACGCGACTGCCTGAGTTATAAGAAAAACCCGATAGACATCTCCGAAGTGGAACCGGTAGAAGCCATCACGCGGCGGTTCGTCACCGGAGCCATGTCTTACGGCTCTATCAGCAAAGAAGCCCATGAAGCATTGGCTATTGCCATGAACCAACTGGGCGGACAGAGCAACACCGGCGAGGGTGGGGAAGATGCTTTCCGTTTTACTCCCCGCGAAGACGGTACTTCCGCCCGGAGTGCCATTAAACAAGTAGCTTCCGGACGTTTTGGCGTAACAGCCGAATATCTGGTAAACGCAGACGAAATACAAATTAAAATAGCACAAGGCGCAAAACCCGGAGAAGGAGGCCAATTGCCCGGTTTCAAAGTAGACCGGGTGATTGCCAGGACCCGCCATTCCATCCCCGGCATATCCCTTATTTCACCCCCGCCGCATCACGATATTTACTCGATAGAAGATTTGGCACAACTTATCTTCGACCTGAAGAACGTAAATCCCCAAGCATGCGTCAGCGTGAAGCTCGTCTCCGAAAGCGGAGTAGGCACGATTGCCGCGGGTGTAGCCAAGGCAAAAGCCGACCTGATTGTAATCAGCGGAGCCGAAGGAGGAACCGGGGCAAGCCCGGCCAGCTCGATCCGCCATGCCGGACTGCCTTCGGAAATAGGACTCGCCGAAACGCAACAGACCTTGGTAATAAATAACTTGCGCGGGCAGGTCAAACTGCAAGTGGACGGGCAATTGAAAACAGGCCGCGACGTTATCATCCAAGCCCTTCTGGGAGCGGAAGAATTCGGCTTTGCTACCAGTGCCCTCATTGTACTGGGCTGCGTGATGATGCGGAAATGCCATGAAAATACATGTCCGGTGGGAGTAGCTACCCAAAATGAAGAATTGCGCAAACGCTTCAAAGGTCGCTCACAATACCTGGTTACTTTCTTCACTTACCTGGCGCGAGAAGTCCGCGAACACCTCGCCGAAATGGGATACAGGAAGCTGGATGACATCATAGGCCGTTCCGACTTGCTGGAATACACACCCCGCGTCAATACGCCCAAAGCAAAAAAGATAGACTTTTCACGGCTGCTCTACCGGCCGGCGGAAGCCGGAACAAACGCCGTGCGCAAAATAACGGATCAAGATCATAAAATCGATACGGTGGTAGACCGCATGCTGGTCAAAGCAGCCCAGCCTGCTTTGGTACGGAGCATGCCCGTAGAACTCCACTCGGCTATTTATAATACCGACCGGGCGGTGGGGGCCATGCTGTCCGGCGAGATTGCCCGGCGGTACGGCAACGATGGTCTGCCGGAAGATACGGTACGCTGTACCTTTACCGGTTCTGCTGGCCAGAGCTTCGGAGCTTTCCTGGCACACGGCGTTACATTCCGTCTGGAAGGGGATGCGAACGACTATCTGGGCAAAGGGCTTTCCGGAGGCAAAATAATACTGGCTCCCCCGCAGGGAGCCACATTCGCTCCGGAAGAAAACGTGATTGCAGGAAATACCTTGCTCTACGGGGCTACTGCTGGTGAAGTGTACATCAACGGACAGGTAGGCGAACGCTTCTGCGTCCGGAACAGCGGAGCTATCGCCGTGGTGGAAGGGGTAGGGGACCATTGCTGCGAATACATGACCGGTGGACGGACGGTAGTGCTCGGAACCGTAGGACGTAACTTCGCTGCCGGCATGAGCGGCGGTATTGCCTATGTGTGGAATAAAAGCGGCAACTTCGACTTCTTCTGTAACATGGAAATGGTAGAATTGTCCTTAATAGAAGACGTAACGGACTACCGCGAATTGCAACAACTGGTGGGGGCGCATTACAGCCATACCAACAGTCCGCTGGCAAAGGAAATGCTGGGAGACTGGTCGCACTACGTCACCCAATTCATCAAAGTGATGCCGATAGAATACAAAAAGGTGCTGCACGATGAAAAAGCGGCTGCCCTCCAACGCAAAATAGCCGAAGTGCAGCGCGACTATTAA
- a CDS encoding LL-diaminopimelate aminotransferase, with translation MALVNEQFLKLSESYLFSEIAKKVNTFKVIHPEAKVIRLGIGDVTRPLPSAAIQALHAAVDEMGTEETFRGYGPEQGYRFLADTIIKHDYEAHGISFDPDEIFISDGAKSDTGNIGDILSKDNRIAVTDPVYPVYVDTNVMGCRAGDLQEDGHWSNILYIPCNAENGFLPALPRTRPDVIYLCYPNNPTGTALNKHELKKWVDYALANEILILFDGAYEAYIREKDVPHSIYEIRGAKQVAIEFRSFSKTAGFTGLRCGYTVIPKELNAYRFCGEKVSLNHLWNRRQCTKFNGTAYIVQRAAEAIYTPEGKKQVKANIEYYMRNAALLLEGMKATGLQVFGGINAPYIWIKAPRGLSSWKFFERLLFERHIVGTPGVGFGPEGEGYLRLTAFGKYEDTLEAIERMKTWKI, from the coding sequence ATGGCTTTAGTAAACGAACAATTCTTAAAACTCTCCGAAAGCTATTTATTCTCGGAAATAGCCAAGAAAGTGAACACCTTTAAAGTGATCCACCCCGAAGCCAAAGTAATCCGGCTGGGAATAGGCGACGTAACTCGTCCGCTACCATCCGCCGCTATCCAGGCACTTCATGCCGCCGTAGACGAGATGGGTACGGAAGAAACCTTCCGCGGATATGGTCCCGAACAAGGATACCGCTTCTTGGCAGACACCATCATCAAGCATGACTACGAAGCACACGGCATCTCGTTCGATCCCGACGAAATCTTCATCAGCGACGGAGCGAAAAGCGACACGGGAAACATCGGCGACATACTCAGCAAAGACAACCGCATTGCCGTGACCGACCCCGTCTATCCGGTCTATGTAGATACCAACGTGATGGGCTGCCGCGCCGGCGATTTGCAGGAAGACGGTCATTGGAGTAACATCCTGTACATTCCTTGTAATGCCGAAAACGGTTTCCTCCCCGCACTCCCCCGGACCCGTCCGGATGTAATATACCTCTGCTACCCCAACAACCCTACCGGCACGGCCTTGAACAAGCACGAGTTGAAGAAATGGGTAGATTACGCCTTGGCAAATGAAATCCTCATCCTGTTCGACGGAGCCTATGAAGCCTACATCCGCGAGAAAGACGTCCCCCACAGCATTTATGAAATACGCGGAGCCAAGCAAGTCGCCATCGAATTCCGCAGTTTCTCGAAAACAGCAGGATTCACCGGCCTGCGCTGTGGCTACACCGTGATTCCGAAAGAACTGAACGCCTACCGTTTCTGCGGCGAGAAAGTATCGCTGAACCATTTATGGAACCGCCGCCAATGCACCAAGTTCAACGGAACCGCCTATATCGTACAGCGGGCTGCCGAAGCCATCTATACCCCCGAAGGGAAAAAACAAGTCAAGGCAAACATAGAATACTATATGCGGAATGCCGCTCTACTGCTGGAAGGAATGAAAGCCACAGGACTACAGGTATTCGGAGGCATAAACGCCCCCTATATCTGGATAAAAGCCCCCCGCGGGTTGAGCTCCTGGAAATTCTTTGAACGCTTGTTGTTCGAACGGCACATCGTGGGAACCCCCGGTGTAGGATTCGGGCCCGAAGGCGAAGGCTACTTGCGCCTCACCGCCTTCGGCAAATACGAAGACACGTTGGAAGCCATCGAACGAATGAAAACATGGAAGATCTAG